One genomic window of Branchiostoma lanceolatum isolate klBraLanc5 chromosome 5, klBraLanc5.hap2, whole genome shotgun sequence includes the following:
- the LOC136434788 gene encoding inactive cell surface hyaluronidase CEMIP2-like — MSGRAFAALLLGILTSVLSQHQGCPDVDPTLTPWNPGHDATARVVVGRGQNYLLQSSATFFSLEVKDEGRVVFDDLGSTSDAEIVLRARDVTVGEGGEFHIGNETCPYQGKATVSLYGRSDDNVNSTKQFLVTSGGTLEIHGQRKVAWTQLTQTVPQGGLPKGTYGWDSALGSGGRGIHVHVIDEISGAVADWQTFDTHGDESNSLSLASFIDQIPSGKIVALQVENSAVKKLEATAIEKMRELGSVEVGALGFRDPWVLVGVKGDPSRAVEQRIPYVDKETTGTAAITATFDAFFGSFEVTVTSGWLGGSERCTFSVEGTGGEYVINLKDDVSSWQPGDHIVLASTDYNMEQAEEFQLLPCPECSSHQVKISGQIKYNHFGEITDEVDLRGEVGLLTRNIKFQGEVEDSCYGDNRCQFFDYDTYGGHLKILQGFKNVHLSGIEFTRMGQQVLGSYPVHFHMAGDVDEVGGYSRPTYVRELSIHHCFSRCVTIHGTHGLLVQDTVGYDTLGHCYFLEDGVEQRNVLDHNLGLVTRAGTLLPTDRDDNMCRSMRDAVYGDYVPKNIECRAISTFWIAHPNNILTDNAAAGSPHSGIWYVFHREPTGLSAGALPMYQAERTPLGRCYNNRVHSNGIDGFKIDWGVKTTQASAKSPAEYLSRKPARYKPHQNADLSQPRVPAMVEGLIAFKNWDGGAWVRGGDIWFNRCAFVDNGKGLTLASEGHFPNDEGSSQQVWNSIFIGESENVGTASGSSVWGMGGVKPVERSLPQATDFPLRGFEVYDGPVLAESCTFRKFAAAPEYNRWSSAIAFKLKNNWQTATKSNLTGMKYEHVQTRAFFGGKDLPWFDTNDRDGDKTSIFHDADGSTTGYPDSYVVAEGNYLVRNPGCVEKPEWRGFVCSGKYAQLFIHVEQPANLAMTMVRDEYPDQPLTLQGPRSQGANGKQKYQPALMLEKSYTVHWDGRAPGQVIIYPINFDSGDWLRLGLCYPPGTIFRVTYQLEKREPYAIVHDEEIHPVSSLSAVEGGDGKMFYFEESTG, encoded by the exons ATGTCAGGCCGCGCGTTTGCAGCCCTGCTGCTCGGCATTCTGACTAGCGTTCTGTCACAACATCAAG GGTGCCCGGATGTTGACCCAACGCTGACCCCATGGAACCCTGGGCACGACGCCACCGCGCGGGTGGTTGTGGGTAGAGGACAGAACTACCTGCTCCAGTCATCCGCCACCTTTTTCTCACTGGAAGTCAAGGACGAGG GGCGGGTAGTGTTCGATGACTTGGGCTCCACAAGTGACGCTGAGATTGTCCTGAGGGCCCGTGATGTAACAGTGGGAGAAGGCGGCGAGTTCCACATCGGCAATGAGACCTGCCCGTACCAGGGGAAGGCCACGGTGTCCCTGTACGGCCGCTCAGACGATAACGTCAACAGCACCAAACAGTTCCTGGTGACGTCAGGCGGGACTCTGGAAATCCACGGGCAGCGCAAGGTGGCGTGGACACAGCTCACACAGACGGTGCCACAAGGAGGACTCCCTAAG GGAACCTATGGTTGGGACTCCGCCCTCGGGAGTGGTGGAAGGGGCATCCACGTACACGTCATCGATGAGATATCCGGGGCCGTGGCGGACTGGCAAACCTTCGATACTCATGGGGACGAGAGCAACAGCCTAAGCTTGGCGTCCTTCATCGACCAGATACCGTCAGGGAAAATTGTGGCGCTGCAAGTGGAAAATTCAGCCGTCAAAAAATTGGAGGCTACCGCGATTGAAAAGATGCGGGAGTTGGGAAGCGTCGAGGTGGGCGCCCTAGGATTCAG GGATCCTTGGGTGTTGGTGGGTGTGAAGGGAGACCCCAGCCGCGCAGTTGAGCAGAGAATCCCGTATGTCG ACAAAGAGACAACCGGCACCGCTGCCATCACAGCTACCTTTGATGCCTTCTTTGGCTCCTTCGAGGTCACCGTCACAAGTGGATGGCTGGGAG GCAGTGAGCGCTGTACGTTCTCGGTGGAGGGCACAGGAGGCGAGTACGTCATCAACCTGAAGGATGACGTCAGCTCCTGGCAGCCTGGGGATCACATCGTGCTGGCCAGCACGGACTACAACATGGAGCAGGCAGAGGAGttccagctgctgccgtgtcCGGAGTGCTCGAGCCATCAGGTCAAAATCAGCG GACAAATCAAATATAACCACTTTGGTGAGATAACGGATGAAGTGGACTTGCGGGGAGAGGTCGGTCTGCTGACCAGGAACATCAAGTTCCAGGGGGAGGTAGAGGACAGCTGCTACGGCGACAACCGATGTCAGTTCTTCGACTACGACACCTACGGTGGACATCTCAAG attctacaaggCTTCAAGAACGTGCATCTTTCCGGTATCGAGTTCACCCGCATGGGTCAGCAAGTACTCGGCAGCTACCCTGTCCACTTCCACATGGCCGGAGATGTGGACGAGGTCGGAGGCTACAGCCGCCCCACGTACGTCCGAGAGCTGTCCATTCACCACTGCTTCTCCCGCTGTGTCACCATCCACGGGACACATGGACTGCTG GTCCAAGACACGGTTGGGTACGACACCCTCGGCCACTGCTATTTCCTGGAGGACGGAGTGGAGCAGCGGAATGTGCTGGACCACAACCTGGGCCTGGTGACGCGGGCGGGCACGCTGCTGCCCACCGACAGGGACGACAACATGTGCCGCTCCATGAGGGACGCGGTCTACGGGGACTACGTTCCCAAAAATATCGAATGTCG GGCAATATCGACCTTCTGGATCGCTCATCCAAACAACATCCTCACCGACAATGCCGCTGCCGGGTCTCCG CACTCTGGGATCTGGTACGTCTTCCACCGTGAGCCGACCGGTCTTTCGGCGGGCGCCCTTCCGATGTACCAGGCAGAGAGGACACCCTTAGGACGGTGCTACAACAACAGAGTACACTCCAATGGAATA GATGGCTTCAAGATAGACTGGGGAGTGAAGACCACTCAGGCCTCTGCAAAATCACCGGCGGAATACCTTTCAAGAAAGCCCGCACG GTACAAGCCTCACCAGAACGCTGATCTCTCTCAGCCACGCGTCCCGGCAATGGTGGAGGGTCTCATCGCCTTCAAGAACTGGGACGGCGGAGCCTGGGTTCGCGGAGGAGACATCTGGTTCAACAGATGCGC ATTCGTGGATAATGGGAAAGGACTGACCCTGGccag TGAGGGTCATTTCCCCAACGACGAGGGATCGAGTCAGCAGGTCTGGAACAGCATCTTCATCGGAGAGAGTGAGAACGTGGGGACCGCCAGCGGGTCCAGTGTGTGGGGGATGGGCGGGGTCAAGCCGGTGGAGAGGAGTCTGCCTCAAGCCAC AGATTTCCCATTGCGAGGCTTTGAAGTGTACGATGGACCAGTCCTAGCCGAAAGCTGTACCTTCAGGAAGTTTGCCGCCGCCCCGGAGTATAACCGTTGGAGCAGCGCCATCGCGTTTAAACTGAAAAACAACTGGCAAACGGCAACGAAGAGTAACCTGACAGGGATGAAATACGAACAT GTTCAAACCCGTGCGTTTTTCGGTGGCAAGGACCTACCCTGGTTCGACACGAATGACAGAGACGGGGATAAGACGTCGATTTTTCACGACGCAGACGGCAGCACCACCGGCTATCCCGACAGCTATGTAGTAGCGGAGGGCAACTATCTGGTCAGGAACCCGGGATGTGTGGAGAAGCCGGAGTGGCGAGGGTTCGTCTGCAGCGGGAAGTATGCACAG CTATTCATCCACGTCGAGCAGCCCGCGAACCTGGCCATGACGATGGTCCGTGACGAGTATCCTGACCAGCCCCTCACCCTTCAAGGACCTCGTTCACAAGGAGCGAACGGCAAACAAAAGTATCAGCCTGCTCTGATGCTGGAGAAGTCCTACACCGTCCACTGGGACGGGCGGGCGCCGGGACAGGTCATCATCTATCCGATAAACTTCGACAG cggAGACTGGCTCCGTCTGGGACTCTGCTACCCGCCAGGAACCATCTTCAGAGTGACGTACCAGTTGGAGAAACGCGAGCCGTACGCCATCGTGCACGATGAGGAGATCCACCCCGTGTCAAGCCTGAGCGCTGTGGAGGGTGGAGACGGCAAAATGTTCTACTTTGAGGAAAGCACCGGGTAA
- the LOC136434487 gene encoding cell surface hyaluronidase-like → MGCERIIISATMTSDAVSDCTAAAYPKYSLTPAETVPMPSFLNLVNDCTGCGAPEPIVSDDYQKYLEVTILSAGGEEMDLGHRPYIEIDGVRFDDRSRGFLIITVDALTGAVTHQMTFNTNGQTEADVAMANFIRHDIPQNSIVLITTRHSSSRYARECLTALKEIGAQEAVQTDQGDNFAMVGFKGTVWPSWIQQVNLPSGQGPAQIYTKIPLMG, encoded by the exons ATGGGCTGTGAGAGGATCATCATCTCGGCCACCATGACAAGTGACGCGGTGAGTGACTGTACGGCAGCAGCCTATCCCAAGTACAGCCTGACGCCGGCAGAGACTGTCCCCATGCCGAGCTTCCTGAACTTGGTCAACGACTGTACAGGTTGTGGTGCTCCG GAGCCAATCGTCAGTGATGATTACCAGAAATATCTGGAGGTAACCATCTTGTCCGCCGGGGGCGAGGAAATGGATTTGGGCCATAGACCCTATATCGAG ATAGACGGTGTCCGGTTCGACGATCGTTCCCGGGGCTTCCTGATCATCACCGTTGACGCGCTGACGGGCGCCGTGACGCATCAGATGACGTTCAACACCAACGGTCAAACTGAAGCTGATGTAGCAATGGCTAACTTCATACGTCATGACATCCCACAGAA CTCCATCGTCCTCATCACAACACGTCACTCTTCAAGTCGGTACGCCCGGGAGTGCCTGACCGCTCTGAAGGAGATCGGAGCTCAGGAGGCTGTTCAGACAGACCAAGGAG ATAATTTCGCCATGGTCGGCTTCAAGGGCACGGTTTGGCCCAGCTGGATCCAGCAAGTCAACCTGCCGTCCGGTCAGGGTCCGGCACAGATCTACACCAAGATTCCGCTCATGGGCTGA
- the LOC136434486 gene encoding inactive cell surface hyaluronidase CEMIP2-like has product MSTCVFAAVVLGLLTAVLSQSPGCPDVDSTLTPWNPGHDPTAQVVVGRGQNYLLQSSATFLSLEVKDGGRLVFADLGPTSDAEIVLRSREITLSSDGEFHIGSETCPYQGKATVSLYGRKDDQKNSKQFLVMAGGTLEIHGQHKLAWTQLTQTVPAGGLPKGTYAWDSNTMGGGPGMHVHVIDEISGAVLDWQTFDTYASQQDSRSLETFIDQIPSEKIVALITQDEASNNLEASARQKIREAFGSVEVNSLGHRQPWVLVGVKGDPGAAVEQRIPYVDEQTTGRATITGTFDAFFGSFDVTATSEWLGRSRFTFSVEGTGGEYVINLKDDVSSWQPGDHIVLASTDYNMEQAEEFQLLPCPECSSHQVKVSGQIKYTHFGEISDDVDMRGEVGLLTRNIKFQGEVEDSCYGDNFCQFFDYDTYGGHVKILPDFKNVHLSGIEFTRMGQQVQGSYPVHFHMAGDVDEVGGYSRPTYVRELSIHHCFSRCVTIHGTHGLLVQDTVGYDTLGHCYFLEDGVEQRNVLDHNLGLVTRAGTLLPTDRDDNMCRSMRDAVYGDYVPALADCRAVTTFWIAHPNNVLTNNAAAGSLHTGIWYIFHNEPTGPSAGALPRNQAFRAPLGRFYNNRAHSNGIDGFMIDNGVKTSQPSANKPEEYLSRTGGRYKPHQNSDLLQPRVPAMIEGLIAFKNWDQGAWVRGGDIWFNKCAFVDNGKGLTMASEGTFPNDVGSSQHVRNSIFIGESENVGTASGSSVWGMGGVKPVPRSLPHATTFPIRGLEIYDGPTQAESCTFKKFAAAPEYNRWSSAIGYLLGNNWQMTPNNNVTGAKFEDVQTRVFHGGKNLPWFGRYENDGDKSQITQDVDGSLTGYPDSYVVGQNNYLVRNPGCLEKPEWQAYVCSGKYGQLYIQARQPNSLLMSMVRDEYPDQPLTMKGPLKQGPSGFQQYQPTVMLEKSYTVHWNGRAPEQLTVYPINFNSGDWLRLGLCYPPGTIFRVTYQLERRYPRAVLHDEEIHPVSSLAAVEGGDGKMFYFEESTGLFFLKIRANYDREGYDYCSHMGCERIIITATMTSDAVSDCTAAAYPKYSLTPTETVPMPSFLSLVNDCTGCGAPEAIVYDDNLKYLEVSVQSAGWEELQLGHRSFVEIDGVRYNGHNRGYFVMSVDALTGAVTHRMTFDTYGQPEADAAMASFIRTVIPQNSIVLVSVRDAAHTRARECLVALKEIGAQEPVQTVFRGNFAMVGFKGTVWPSWIRQVNLPSGQGPAQIYTNIPLMG; this is encoded by the exons ATGTCAACCTGCGTTTTTGCAGCCGTGGTACTGGGACTTTTGACTGCGGTTTTATCGCAGAGCCCAG GGTGCCCGGATGTTGACTCTACCTTGACCCCATGGAACCCTGGGCATGACCCCACCGCGCAGGTGGTTGTGGGTAGAGGACAGAACTATCTGCTCCAATCATCCGCAACGTTTCTCTCACTGGAAGTCAAAGATGGGG GAAGGCTTGTCTTTGCTGACTTGGGTCCGACAAGTGATGCAGAAATAGTCCTTCGGTCGCGTGAGATCACGTTGAGCAGCGATGGCGAGTTCCACATCGGCAGTGAGACCTGCCCGTACCAGGGGAAGGCCACGGTGTCCCTGTACGGCCGCAAGGACGACCAGAAGAACAGCAAACAGTTCCTGGTCATGGCGGGAGGGACACTGGAGATCCACGGGCAGCACAAGCTGGCGTGGACACAGCTCACACAGACAGTTCCGGCAGGGGGCCTTCCTAAG GGTACCTATGCTTGGGATTCGAACACTATGGGAGGGGGCCCGGGAATGCACGTGCACGTCATCGACGAGATATCTGGAGCCGTGTTGGACTGGCAAACCTTCGACACGTACGCCAGCCAACAGGACAGCCGGAGTCTGGAAACTTTCATCGACCAAATACCGTCCGAGAAAATCGTGGCGCTGATAACGCAAGACGAGGCCTCCAATAATCTGGAAGCTTCAGCCCGACAGAAGATCAGAGAGGCGTTTGGAAGCGTTGAAGTGAACTCATTGGGACACAG GCAGCCCTGGGTGCTGGTGGGTGTGAAGGGAGATCCCGGTGCTGCAGTGGAGCAAAGGATCCCCTATGTCG ACGAGCAGACCACAGGCAGAGCTACCATCACCGGCACCTTTGATGCCTTCTTCGGATCCTTCGACGTCACCGCCACAAGTGAATGGCTAG GACGATCCCGTTTCACCTTTTCGGTGGAGGGCACAGGAGGTGAGTACGTCATCAACCTGAAGGATGACGTCAGCTCCTGGCAGCCTGGGGACCACATCGTGCTGGCCAGCACGGACTACAACATGGAGCAGGCAGAGGAGTTCCAGTTGCTGCCGTGTCCGGAGTGCTCGAGCCACCAGGTCAAAGTTAGTG GGCAAATTAAGTACACCCACTTCGGCGAGATCTCGGATGACGTAGACATGAGAGGAGAGGTTGGTCTGCTGACCAGGAACATCAAGTTCCAGGGGGAGGTAGAGGACAGCTGCTACGGCGACAACTTCTGTCAGTTCTTCGACTACGACACCTACGGTGGACATGTGAAG ATTCTACCAGATTTCAAGAACGTCCATCTATCCGGCATCGAGTTCACCCGTATGGGCCAGCAAGTGCAGGGCAGCTACCCTGTCCACTTCCACATGGCCGGAGATGTGGACGAGGTCGGAGGCTACAGCCGCCCCACGTACGTCCGAGAGCTGTCCATTCACCACTGCTTCTCCCGCTGTGTGACCATCCACGGGACTCATGGACTGCTG GTCCAAGACACGGTTGGGTACGACACCCTCGGCCACTGCTATTTCCTGGAGGACGGAGTGGAGCAGCGGAACGTGCTGGACCACAACCTGGGCCTGGTGACGCGGGCGGGCACGCTGCTGCCCACCGACAGGGACGACAACATGTGCCGCTCCATGAGGGACGCCGTGTACGGGGATTACGTCCCTGCATTAGCCGACTGTCG GGCTGTGACCACGTTCTGGATTGCCCATCCAAACAACGTTCTCACCAACAATGCGGCCGCCGGATCTTTG CATACAGGAATCTGGTACATCTTCCACAATGAGCCAACCGGTCCGTCAGCGGGCGCCCTGCCGAGGAACCAAGCATTCCGGGCGCCCTTAGGACGTTTCTACAACAACAGAGCGCACTCCAACGGAATA GACGGGTTTATGATCGACAACGGAGTGAAGACCAGCCAGCCATCTGCAAATAAGCCGGAGGAGTATCTATCCAGAACCGGCGGACG GTACAAACCTCACCAGAACTCTGACCTCCTGCAGCCACGCGTACCAGCCATGATCGAGGGTCTCATCGCCTTCAAGAACTGGGACCAGGGAGCCTGGGTCCGGGGAGGGGACATCTGGTTCAACAAATGCGCCTTCGTGGATAATGGAAAAGGACTGACTATGGCCAG TGAAGGCACGTTCCCTAACGACGTGGGATCGAGCCAACACGTCCGGAACAGCATCTTCATCGGAGAGAGTGAGAACGTGGGGACCGCCAGCGGGTCCAGTGTGTGGGGGATGGGTGGGGTCAAGCCGGTACCGAGGAGTCTGCCTCACGCTAC GACCTTCCCGATACGAGGACTAGAAATATACGACGGTCCCACCCAAGCCGAAAGCTGCACTTTCAAAAAGTTCGCCGCCGCCCCGGAGTACAACCGCTGGAGCAGCGCCATCGGATATCTCCTGGGCAACAACTGGCAAATGACGCCGAACAACAACGTCACTGGGGCCAAGTTTGAGGAT GTTCAGACCCGTGTGTTCCACGGTGGTAAGAACCTGCCCTGGTTCGGCAGGTATGAAAACGACGGGGATAAGTCCCAGATCACGCAAGACGTGGACGGCAGCCTCACCGGCTACCCGGACAGCTACGTAGTCGGGCAGAACAACTACCTGGTCAGGAACCCGGGGTGCCTAGAGAAGCCGGAGTGGCAAGCGTACGTCTGCAGCGGGAAGTATGGACAG CTGTATATCCAGGCAAGGCAGCCAAACTCCCTCCTGATGTCGATGGTTCGTGACGAGTATCCCGATCAGCCGCTCACAATGAAGGGGCCCCTGAAGCAGGGTCCTAGCGGCTTCCAGCAGTACCAGCCCACGGTCATGCTGGAGAAGTCATACACCGTCCACTGGAACGGGCGGGCTCCCGAACAACTGACCGTCTACCCGATAAACTTCAACAG CGGAGACTGGCTGCGGCTGGGACTGTGCTACCCGCCAGGAACCATCTTCCGAGTCACGTACCAGCTGGAGAGGCGGTATCCGCGCGCCGTGCTGCACGATGAGGAGATCCATCCCGTCTCCAGCTTAGCCGCTGTGGAGGGGGGAGACGGCAAGATGTTCTACTTCGAGGAAAGCACAGG CCTGTTCTTCCTGAAAATCCGCGCTAACTACGACCGCGAAGGTTACGACTACTGTTCACACATGGGCTGTGAGAGGATCATCATCACGGCCACCATGACAAGTGACGCGGTCAGCGACTGTACGGCTGCAGCCTATCCCAAGTACAGCCTGACGCCGACAGAGACTGTCCCCATGCCCAGTTTCCTGAGCTTGGTTAACGACTGCACTGGATGTGGCGCTCCG GAGGCCATCGTCTATGATGACAACCTGAAGTACTTGGAAGTGTCCGTCCAGTCCGCAGGCTGGGAGGAGTTACAGCTCGGACACAGGTCCTTTGTAGAG ATAGACGGAGTCCGGTACAACGGCCACAATCGTGGTTACTTCGTCATGAGTGTTGACGCGCTCACCGGAGCCGTGACGCACAGGATGACGTTCGACACCTACGGGCAACCTGAAGCCGATGCTGCCATGGCGAGCTTCATCCGAACCGTCATCCCACAGAA CTCCATCGTCCTTGTGTCGGTGCGTGACGCGGCACACACGCGTGCCAGGGAGTGTCTGGTCGCACTGAAGGAGATCGGAGCTCAGGAGCCGGTGCAGACAGTTTTCAGAG GCAATTTCGCAATGGTTGGTTTCAAGGGCACGGTTTGGCCCAGCTGGATCCGGCAAGTCAACCTGCCGTCCGGCCAGGGTCCGGCACAGATCTACACCAACATCCCGCTCATGGGCTGA